Genomic window (Kwoniella botswanensis chromosome 1, complete sequence):
TCTGATCCCGCAAAGTCTAAGTCTGTGTTTGAGCTCCTGAGTCTATTTAGTCTTTTCGATTTGTCAATTCTGGAGATCAGTGGATGAGCAGTGTTTTGACTGTATCCTTGGGAGCTGGAAGGATCTGAAGACGATGTTCGATCCGTAATTGCGAAGTCCATGAGATTGTAATACAGAGTAATACAAAAGATCGTTCGAATGACCAATGTAATGCGATGAAGTATATGATGCTTATAATTTACTACTAACAGCCGGATCTAATGGTAGGCATATATCGCAGATGATCACTTTGATGGAGTGCTGGTTCGAAGACCTTCTCTGTCAAAGGACGgtaagatggaaggaagCAACTTGTGACGGATTCCCGGGTTCTCAAAGTGAGAAGGCCATATCATGATAAGATCCTAAATCTATGCGTTGCATTATTTGCGTGTAGAGCCAAAATCACCGTAATAGAAGTACGTGGATATGTGAATATGTAAGAAATGAGATATAAAAGAACTAAGACCAAAACTTAATGGAAGAAAAGAACAAGCGATTATAACAAAGTGATATAAATAAGAATATGAAGCTGAGAACAAAACCCATCTATCTATCATCAAAGAGAGAAGTAGGAAATAGAATTCAAAATGCCAGATCAGAAACGAAAGAAATTGAAAAACAGAGAGAAAAGTGTTTTTTCAGATCTGTACTTGTATTGGGGTAATATACAATTGTATATGACTGATTTTATCTATATCTGTGAAAGTTATGTTGTGAGGTGAATCGATTGGATTGTCGAGGGTATATAAATATCAAATAGTATGAAGAGAAAACAAGTGTCCATTCACATATGAGCTCCACCGCAGCTTTCCATATCTCACGATGGGATCAAATTGTTCCATTCTGTTTTTGAGCGGATTCGAACCCATGAGGGTTTTTAGTCTGGAAGTTCCATAGGTCTCTGCACATTTCCTCTAAACCTTTTTTAGCTACGAATCCTAATTCTTTCTCTGCTAATGTTGGATCAGCGGTCAAGTCTGGTACGTCACCTCGTCTGTGGAAAAAGAAACAAATAGCAAGTCAGCGGACAACTTTCTTTGCGTGCCCAAATGGCAACACTTCCAGAGTGACAGGAGGTTACCGTGGAAAATAGAACACCacaccaactcaccttctaccAACGATCTCATACTGATAATCATAACCCGTCGCTTTCCTCATGGCTTCAATCATATTCAACACACTCattcctttacctttaccgaggttgaaagatctgaaagaacCGTTTTCCGCATCACAATTCGAGAAGATGTTTTTCTGAGTGGTAGGTACGGCCAGGGCATCAAGAGCCAATACATGACCGTGAGCCAAATCCATGATGTGTAGGTAGTCTCGAACACAAGTTCCATCACTGACATACCAAAGATTAAGGTCAACATGAGTAATCGGAAAAGGTGAAAGGGATTTTCGTTGGACTCACGGTGTAGGGAAATCAGTACCGAATATCTTCAGTTGACTCTTCTCCCTTCCGATGGCCATTTGCGCTAAGAGTGGTAACAAGTTTCCTGGCTTTCCGCGGGGTTCTTCTCCTAATTTACCAGATGGGTGAGCACCGGCAGGGCTACAAAGAGGGAAACCGTTTGTCAGCCATATTCACTGAAGATAGAGATTGTTTGGGGGGACGATAACTCACTTGAAATACCTCACACTGACAGCTCTCAAACTACTTTGACCGTCCTTTTTCTGCACCCTACACAGATCTTGGATGATCTCTTCTACCACGGCTTTCGTTCGACCGTAACACGAGGCAGGTAGTAGAGGTGAGGTCTCGGGTATAGGGATGATTTCGGGTGTACCGTACACGGTCgctgaggatgagaagactAGGTTGTTCACACCGTGTCGTTCCATCGACTAAGAAGTGAAGAGGTACAAAGAACATGTCAGCGCAAATCCTGTCCTGGAGGTTTTTAATCCGATCAAAATGAGCGGTAATGAcaaggaggtgaagatgcaaactctactcacctcgaaaAGTGATATAGTACCCGCTACATTCGTCTTATAATACCTCAAAGGGAATTCACCAGATTCACCAACAGCTTTTAAAGCTGCCAGATGAATAACAGCCCAGATACCACCCTTGTCATCATACTGAGAAAATACATCTTCTACTGCTTCGTGATCACGCAGATCGACATTGTGTAATATAGGCTGAGGAGCTTCGGATCTACACATAATGTTTGGTACATTAGCTTGATTCTGCAAAAACCACCTGATAGAAcattctttccttccatcGCGGATCATTTCTGTAGATCATGGGGACCTGCATAAATTTTGATAGCGCGAGGGATTGACTTACCCCATTTCATCCCTTGCGATCTCAGCACATCGATTCAAAGCTTCAGGATACGAATTGTGACAGTTGTCGATTACGATGGGTTGATATTGACCTGTCAATAACAATGATACGACGACATGAGAACCGATGTATCCTAATCCACCTGTGACGACTACCCTCTATATCATCGAATGTGCATCAGCATGGATCCTATCCTCCTATCGAATTATGATAGAGGAAAGAGGCGACTTACCTTTAGTGTATGGCTGTTTCCGTTAAGGTATGGCTGTTGGGTCATTTTcggttgatgttgttgttgatgttgtgatAAGAGTATGGGGTTGATGAGGCGATGTTAATTATGACGATGCTATTTGAGGGGTATACTTTATTTGCTACAGTATGCTTGAGTGaaggtgagagtgagatgtATGGATGTGTTGATTGCAGATGATAATGAAGGGTCTGTGCGTAACGCGTAAAGATCCGAGCTTGAGCAATTCCAACTTgttttttttcttctctttgctgctgttgtcgttgttgttTTGATTCTGTCGATGCGAGTGGCAGGCAAATCCAAATCGATTTCTTTCAAAGTAGACCTTTCGTACTGAATCGCTGGTTGAAAACTATACTTTTGGTCGATATTACAATCTTGACGGTGGTAGAATAGTTGATCTTGAGAGAAACGAATCAAGTTACCTTGATATGTATGGTAtttttttttcttctctacagggagaaggaagatctTTGTTTTTATGAAAATATGCCGGCAATACCCTTTGATGCGAGATGTTAGCGTAAGGCGTTGGGGGTATGGTAAGGTGTGGTTTCGTCTCGTCTCGTCTCACTACGGATTCAACTAGTTGTTTTTGAATGGTCTCATGCGTTGCTCCGGAATAACCAGCACCGTACATGGGGGAGGGGAAtacaagagaagagggagggaagggaaaAAAAAAGGGTCGAATAAGAATTTTTGCAATGTGAAACGCGTCATAATTCATCAGATCCGAAGGAAAAAAAGAATTCCGCAGCACATATCAAGCAAGCTATGCTGGTTCATTTCTCCATTTCTGTACATAGCTTGTCACCGCTCTGCGAAGAGAGGTGCGACAAATTGCAGACAGAGCAAACCATTGTAGTGTGAGAAGTCAAGTTTATGCATGTGCATGTGCTGTACCACCTAGGTGCTATACATGACCAATGCGGGTGTTTTTTAGTATCGATTGGGGGAAAGCCACCATGAAATACACGATGACTGCGCATTTTAGAGACCATGACTTACGTAAGGCCAACAGAGCGCATATGTTTGTTGTTGCAGTAAATCAGGTCACGGTCAAACAGACCAGAGGTATTAATCGTTGTTACATTGTCCATATGTTTTCAACCCTATTGTAGGGCTGTGGGTACCAAGCACTAGAATACATGTCAGGTGGTCGTCCTGAATTTTGTGAACTGGTCATATCGGTCTCCAGGTATATCACAGGATCCTACGTTAATGGCCGTAGAGAGAATGGACGGATACCTTCAGAGTATACTCAGTGTGCTGTGACCGTATATTACGATACATCCCAAAGCTCTTTGTATAGGATGCTCCTGTCGGGTCTCCTCTCCCTGTACATACTGTTGATACCACCGCTGGATCGTTGAGTCTCTTGCAAGAGACGTATACCTATATCCCTAAAATCGAGGTGCCACATTAACTCACACGCGAAGTTGACCACGCTTCGTTTGGGATTTTCTCCTTTATTTGGTACTTACTGGACGGCTCACGATGTTGCAATCCGGGAAAGCTTAATCTCAACGACTCACTCATGATTCAGATTACTGGTTAATGTTCTCTTGTAATCTATCTTTATTgacatacacatacatacatatcatagTGCTATCAGGACCAATCTAGTATAAACAGTCGATAACAGAGAGAAAAGAACGTAGCTATAAGCAAAGGACGTGAAAATTCATCAGAAACGATCATCCAAAGGAATACGAAAACCTACTGAACATCACATTTCGATCTCTCACTCACATACAGTATCATCGACAACATCAGCGTTACTATACAATCGAAGGAAGGCAAGTAAAAGTGGAATCCAACGTCCGTCCAAGGCTGGACGCGATATCCggaggaagataagatgaagatgtcgttCTTACATCGAATATGGATCGGTCTGTTTCTGCTCTTGCTGCGAGATGTCAGAGCGGGTTATCTTAGTGTCAACATGACTACGTGAGTCGTCAATCTACATCGAATCGTACAATGAACATATCTCTAGATGTAGCTGACAGGCGGCTTGGTACGATAGGGCCACTCAATGCGGAACTTCAACCGTAAAGTACGTTCGCGTCTCACCTACCCGTGCTGTCAGAATAGAAGGAGCTGATCTGAACAAAATGAAAAACAGATGGAGTGGTGATTCCGgtccatatcatctcttacTTACGCCCGTGAGTTGTCATTTCCCATCGTCCTGTAGTATTGACCTGCTAACGGCCTAACTTGGTTGTCGAGTAGACGGAATTCAAGGAGCATGGATACAATGTGAGTCTTAACTTACCTCTTGGCATCTCACGTACAAATCAGAGTCATTGAAGGCCTTCCTACcaatcaaacaatcaaatacgaacaaagctgatatacatGTCGTTGTCTGTAGGTATGGATTGAATCGATACCCGATGGACAAAACTCCTATGATCTGCCGATACGGCAGCCCGAAGGTATACAGTACATGTTGACCGTTTGGGGTGCTTCAGGGATTCAGTACGCAGCTACGACGGACGTCCTAAGTGAGTTCATGTCATTGCTGTGAAGTAGGGTACCCTGTTTACAGTGAGAACCGTAGCTGTTCAACCGTCATCGAACCAAAACTCTTCCTGCTTCCTATCTGACGATGCGATCCTCAATTTATACACGTTCTCATTCAACCTCACATCCAACTCTGGATCATACCCTCCGCAATGCTCCAATATCAGTCTCACTTGGCCCACATCATTAGAATCGAACGTCACGTCAGATTGGGTTTCTGATAATTCAACcacttcaacatcatccgttcaatcaatctcaccaaGAAATACACACCCCTCTTTACTTCCCGCTCGCGGCCTGAACTCGAACTTGGAGATGGAGGTATTTGATGAGAGAGATGCAAGTTCATCAGAACATGGTGGAAACACTACTCATCCACCTACAATGTTCGGAATAATCCCTTTAGGCAATTCATTCTCCATCCCCATAACATATAATAAAAATTCCAAATATGCCAAGTATCTACCTGAATCTTCCCTTTCCGACAATCCTACCACCTACACTTCTCAGGGCGTGACCCATCTCAACTGGACGGTAGACCTTGCGAAGGGAACGAGGTTCATCTTGGTAGCTGGTATAGGAAGTCAAGAGGAATGGGCAAGTGGAGGTTCAAGTAGTATGTTCACCGTTGGACAGGGAAGCACAGGATGTGTAGGTTCGGAACAAAATGGAGGAGGGGCACCGAGTGTGACTGCTTCGAATTCTGATCcgaccaggtgagttgatgggTTTCATTGATTTTTTTCTACCTTGTCCGGTACAATCCTGCTCTTTTGGCTAGGGTAAAAACACACTCGCTGATCTTATGCTTATCGAATGTTTCATTTTTGCAGTACATCGGGGCAAGATAAtaatccaccaccttcctcctccagtTCCGTTACTCGAACAGTCGTAGCTAGCGTCTTATCCGTGATCGGTACGCTGATTATCGTCGGTGTGATATTCATGTGTCGTCGAGCACGAAATCGACGTCGTCTGAATGCTACGGCTTTCATATCTGGaaacaagaagaataaaAATCAAAACCAGAATAATCCTGATCAATTCGCGACATTAGCTTCAGGATCTGGAAGTGAAACTCCTTTGGATCTAATTGCTTCCAGGAGTGATGCATCTGGACTTGGATCTGGCAATCCTCCTAGGTTATCACCTTTGGTACTTCCCGATGGACGACCAACCAGTACTGGTGGGAATGGCAATCATTCCGCCACAAATACACCTATATCACCCCTGAATCCATTTGACGATCGAAATTTCAAAATTCCTTTCTTACCCAATTCGAACTCGACCATGACCGATACTTATTCGTCACCTGTTTCGCCCATCCGAGGAGGATCAGCGAATGATATGATTCGACATCCTTCTCAGGATGCTTTGTTACCCTTAGTTGGATTTGATCAGTCGAGGAATGATAATTCACCTGTTGGGAATGGGACTTATCAGTCGACTCAAGGATTGACATCTAGTGGTACAGGTACCGGCACATACCTTACGTCTATCTCACGAAATGGTCGTGGACCTTTGCAACTACATGAGCATGAACGTGGacttgaggatgaagaagatactgGGGATTTGAAAAGAGATACAATAGCTTATTTGGATTCTGCCGATGGCCCAGGAACAGGACCATGTGATCCAAGTGGAAACAGGAATGGAGCACAATCAGTTGCAAGTGCTCCTTCTGGAGTTGGTCGGAGGAGACAACCCCGACCACCAAGACAACAGACGGAAGAACGTGAGATGGAATTCAGAATACATAGAGATGCAGGtagagtgagagtgaaccCCGATGAGAATGTCGATGTGATGGAATTACCGCCTAGgtatgatgaggtgaattgggaagaagaaagggagagggagaggcAGACTAGGTAAATAGGATGGACCGGGACATTTCCTTTCGATTTAGTGGTATGTGTTCGATTGATTTGTATGTTTCTGTTCATGTTTTGAATATACTCGGATATAGAAGGATATTGTGTTAGTGTtggtttgaaagatgttgTATTTTGTACTGTACGTATCAGATATCCAACATATAATCATGGATGTGTGCCATGCCACTTTGCCACATTCAATGTATCATACACGACGGCCGTTGTACTATGTATACCGGACCGTTTGATCGGCTCTTCGGGCTGACGTCACATTTCAGACAAGACGACATTCTTGCAGATCTTCTATCCCACGTCGTCAGTTGTtttttcttccatcttgCTGGTTCAGGTGGCTATGTAAGATGGAATcgcatacatacatacatacatacatttTTACATACATCCTAACGTTGCCATCCCATCAAATACACCTTTATATCCGTCTGGGGTTATGGTATTGATGTACGACATGCGCTGGTAACTTTGGGGGAAACGTGTGGGGTAATCAGGATTGAAAAGTAATTTTAAGCGAGACGAGCggaggagaggagaggaacGGGTAAGACCGATCAAGTAAACGGCCGTGTCTCCATTCGGCAGATGCTGAGGCTGTTATGCAGTACAGTTACGAGTATGCAGTACAAAAATCTCCGTGTATTGCCCTTTATACCCTTCCCCTTCGGTCACCCTGAGTTTCTCTTTTCATTTGGACCCACGTCAGTTTCTCactgtgatgatgattggttgAATGGTCAAAGGGAAAATAGAAGAAAAAGGTCATCGTCACCGAGTGCTTGAGCTGTATGCATACGAGTATGATATGCCTGGGTGGATCCTTAGCCGTACTCGTATGGCTTCAGTCCTTGCTTTTCGGTCATCCACATTCCTAATGCTTGGCTGATTTCGCTGACCGATTCCAtccatcagtcaatcaatcaatccatcatacatacaCCTGTTCCCATCATTCGTAGtattcatcccatcaacTGAATTGCTTTCTGGTGTATCAGTAGAGTAGGAAGGAAACAGAGTGAAAAATCTCCTCTGCATAGCGCACCGACTCGGACCGAATCCTCCCAGCCAAGACACCACTTCTAGCTTGTTGGATGGTATCTGTGCAAGTATAGTCCAGGAAACGTGTCAAAAGCCAAGCATCGCAAAGAAAGATAATTCACCTgcccatctcatcagcaatagcaaaagaaagaaagatcatcaaatccaaagtacctttcttccctctaATCACCACACGGTCCCATCCTATTACCTATTTTTGGATCCATTCCGTTAACATCAAGTTCGCATCGTTATCCTTATCCAGCATCCTATTCATATCTTACATTCTTACCAAGACTCCACCTGTTCATACATTCGCATGGCATCTTCATAAGCACCTgtcatcgacatcgacatcgacatcgatatCGACAAAGCTTACAAATTCCAACATTCCATTCACGTCATCCAGTTCAGTCCAGTCCAATGCGGATATAGCCTTGATATAGGAGAACCAATCAGACCAACGTCATCCATCACCAAATCTCTCTCGACTTGTGTACAATCCTTTACCCCCTTCCTAGGCTACATAAAGTAGTATCATCATAATGTTATCATCCAGCCCAGCCGTACCTCTATCGTCTATCTCATTCGGAGACGGGCATGGACGACGACTATCCCTAGTCACTGCCTCAGGCCAGGAACTGTTCACCGCCCGAGACGGCTTGCCTTCACCCGAACATCTCACACCTATCACAGGAGCTTCTACACCCAACAACCTCAGTGAGCCGCCCAGTCAACCATTAAGTAGAAGACCGAGTGTGGGCAACGAAGAGTTTCATGATGAACCTCAAGATGTACCGCTCGGTGCGGAACCGCAATATGAGAAATATAAAGAACTCGATAGTACCTCGTTAAGAAAGGTGCCGAGTAGAGGTGGGATTTGGCACGAGGTAGAAGAACctagagtgagtgatacagTCAATGATTTTTATATAGACTGCCAAGATTACTTCGGTGGGCTTTTTGTGGTAGTTGATTTGATCCGTCCCAATTTCAATCTTAATTTCAAAACACATCTTATCATTTCCATCTATCCGTCTAGAAGCTTGAGATGTGTATATCCCATTTTTTATTTCCTTTGCTATCATCCCCACTCTGCTACAACCCTTGCTTCCGCTTTCATTCTTCGATCCAGTAGTATCTCAGTGAGATCCCGGATCTTTCGACTCACCCGGATCGGGATGCCATGAGAAGCACCTCCTACCTTTGTACTGCTATTGCTATTGCTATTGCTTTAGCGTCGTTGGCAAGGACATTCCCCAGTAACTcccccttcatcctccttaACATTCTGGTACCATTATAGCttcattccatcttttcaCACCGGTCTATCGTCTCTTGGCACAGCGCACATCGCACATCTTAGTGCATAGGCTCATTTGACTACGTATATAAACGTatcccatctcttcctcGGTTTTCTGTGTTTCCACTTtatttctccttctccttcttttccaCCTCGAAATTATGCGATCGGATTTCCGTCCACAAAGCCCTCGACCTGTTCGACGTCCTCCCC
Coding sequences:
- a CDS encoding UDP-glucose 4-epimerase GalE; translated protein: MTQQPYLNGNSHTLKRVVVTGGLGYIGSHVVVSLLLTGQYQPIVIDNCHNSYPEALNRCAEIARDEMGSEAPQPILHNVDLRDHEAVEDVFSQYDDKGGIWAVIHLAALKAVGESGEFPLRYYKTNVAGTISLFESMERHGVNNLVFSSSATVYGTPEIIPIPETSPLLPASCYGRTKAVVEEIIQDLCRVQKKDGQSSLRAVSVRYFNPAGAHPSGKLGEEPRGKPGNLLPLLAQMAIGREKSQLKIFGTDFPTPDGTCVRDYLHIMDLAHGHVLALDALAVPTTQKNIFSNCDAENGSFRSFNLGKGKGMSVLNMIEAMRKATGYDYQYEIVGRRRGDVPDLTADPTLAEKELGFVAKKGLEEMCRDLWNFQTKNPHGFESAQKQNGTI